In a genomic window of Candidatus Tumulicola sp.:
- a CDS encoding homogentisate 1,2-dioxygenase produces MPSYVRAGSVPHKRHIQFRRPDGGLYAEELFSTKGFESSYSLLYHMRPPTATLDVRPWERPAVRYVQNDPLRNRHFKTAALQVPAGDAVESRVPVLGNADMKISVAQADRPMEYWYRNTGGDEMLFVHHGAGVLETQFGTLAYRERDYLIIPTGTIYRLIPAAPTRLLVHESTGEIKIPRRYRNEYGQLEEHAPYYERDFRVPVLGKPQEQQGEYEIRVTNAGRNATYIVQNHPSDVVGWDGYCYPYAFNVDEFMPITGKLHQPPPAHATFEAPGAAFCAFVPRLFDYHPLAIPVPYNHSSVDCDEVIYYVSGNFMSRRGIDEGSITLHAAGAPHGPQPGAVEASLGKTSTDEIAVMVDTFAPLMMAEPVLACEDGQYFRSWLEQPATAQ; encoded by the coding sequence ATGCCGTCCTACGTCCGCGCCGGTTCCGTCCCGCACAAACGGCACATTCAGTTTCGCCGGCCCGACGGTGGTCTCTATGCAGAGGAGTTGTTTTCAACCAAGGGTTTCGAAAGCTCGTACTCGTTGCTCTACCATATGCGACCGCCGACCGCCACGCTCGACGTGCGTCCGTGGGAGCGCCCGGCCGTGCGCTACGTTCAGAACGATCCCTTACGCAACCGCCACTTTAAAACTGCGGCGTTACAAGTGCCCGCCGGCGACGCGGTCGAGTCGCGCGTTCCGGTGCTCGGCAATGCCGACATGAAGATTTCCGTGGCGCAGGCCGATCGCCCGATGGAGTATTGGTATCGGAACACCGGCGGCGACGAGATGCTGTTCGTGCATCACGGGGCGGGCGTGCTCGAGACACAGTTCGGCACCCTCGCGTACCGCGAGCGCGACTATCTCATCATCCCGACCGGAACGATTTATCGTTTGATTCCGGCGGCGCCGACGCGCTTACTCGTTCACGAAAGTACCGGCGAAATCAAAATTCCGCGCCGGTACCGCAACGAGTACGGCCAGCTGGAAGAGCATGCGCCCTACTACGAACGCGACTTCCGCGTTCCCGTGCTTGGGAAACCGCAAGAGCAACAAGGCGAATACGAGATCCGGGTAACCAACGCCGGCCGCAACGCAACCTATATCGTGCAAAACCATCCGTCCGACGTGGTCGGGTGGGACGGTTACTGTTACCCATACGCGTTCAACGTCGATGAGTTTATGCCGATTACCGGCAAGCTGCACCAGCCGCCGCCCGCGCACGCAACGTTTGAGGCTCCCGGTGCGGCATTCTGCGCGTTCGTTCCGCGGCTGTTCGATTATCATCCGCTCGCGATTCCGGTCCCGTACAATCACTCCAGCGTCGATTGCGACGAAGTGATTTACTACGTCAGCGGCAACTTCATGAGCCGGCGGGGAATCGACGAAGGTTCGATCACCCTGCACGCCGCCGGAGCACCGCACGGGCCGCAACCCGGCGCGGTCGAAGCCAGCCTTGGAAAAACGTCCACCGACGAAATCGCGGTGATGGTCGACACCTTCGCGCCGTTGATGATGGCCGAGCCGGTGCTGGCGTGCGAAGACGGCCAGTACTTTCGCTCTTGGCTCGAGCAGCCGGCTACGGCGCAGTAA
- a CDS encoding GNAT family N-acetyltransferase — protein sequence MDNLDVRACDADDAARYERRHGRGDLDVALAMECAREDCAWAAFDRDEPVAIALAHRSEDELLVGRVHVDRGFRGGGIGRRLFAAALGAGDGEPRLVSVAAGDAAALALLTHAGLRVQSSVVELRGALPREDALLRMAAGEYRFDVARLDVREHGRFIDALDRSVRGTARPSDHLRFAREAAALAFSLNGEFVAYAYARPDGRIGPLAVASPAYATQLFSFALATLQRTFGASWCSLLVPAENLRLLRTALEAGLRVEAHTILAGDAPLPEPERYAGFHPLIF from the coding sequence ATGGATAACCTCGATGTTCGCGCCTGCGATGCTGACGATGCGGCGCGCTACGAACGGCGACACGGCCGCGGCGATCTCGACGTTGCGCTGGCGATGGAATGCGCCCGCGAAGACTGTGCTTGGGCCGCATTCGATCGAGACGAGCCGGTCGCGATCGCACTAGCGCATCGTTCGGAGGATGAATTGCTGGTCGGACGCGTACACGTCGATCGAGGCTTCCGCGGAGGCGGAATCGGACGGCGTCTCTTTGCTGCAGCCCTGGGGGCGGGCGACGGCGAGCCGCGTCTCGTTTCGGTCGCGGCCGGTGATGCTGCGGCGCTTGCACTCTTGACACATGCCGGACTGCGAGTCCAGAGTAGCGTCGTAGAGTTGCGAGGCGCGCTCCCGCGTGAGGACGCACTGTTGCGGATGGCGGCCGGCGAATACCGGTTCGACGTCGCCCGGCTGGATGTGCGCGAGCACGGGCGCTTCATCGATGCGCTCGATCGCAGCGTGCGTGGAACCGCGCGCCCGTCGGATCATCTCCGGTTCGCCCGTGAGGCTGCGGCACTCGCTTTCTCCCTCAACGGCGAGTTCGTCGCGTACGCATATGCGCGACCGGACGGGCGCATCGGGCCGCTGGCGGTCGCCTCGCCGGCGTACGCGACGCAACTCTTTTCGTTCGCACTGGCGACGCTGCAGCGAACCTTCGGCGCGTCGTGGTGTTCGTTGTTGGTTCCAGCCGAAAACCTCCGCCTGCTGCGCACTGCGTTGGAGGCCGGGCTGCGGGTCGAAGCGCACACGATCCTGGCCGGCGACGCTCCACTTCCCGAGCCGGAACGGTACGCAGGCTTTCATCCGTTAATATTCTAG
- the hppD gene encoding 4-hydroxyphenylpyruvate dioxygenase has product MTTATESRSNPLSHIDWDYIEFYVGNAKQAAHYYMSAFGFDQIAYAGPETGVKDRASYLLEQNGLRFLLTSSLVPDDQIARHVALHGDGIKDVAIVVADVRAAHEQAVAGGARSLMDPATFDDEHGRIVRSAIATYGDTVHSFVQRDAYRGIFMPGFVEARKSIASVRKPNLLFVDHCVGNVGWGEMDVWGDYYANVFGFSQLVSFDDKDISTDYTALRSKVMTDPRHRVKFPINEPAQGKKKSQIEEYLDFYRGSGVQHMAIRTEDIVATVQALRDNGVEFLDTPDSYYDMLEERVGHIDEAIDLLRDQRILVDRDDLGYMLQIFTKPLQDRPTVFFEIIQRKGSLSFGKGNFKALFVSIEREQEKRGTL; this is encoded by the coding sequence ATGACTACGGCAACCGAATCGCGCAGCAACCCGCTGTCGCACATCGACTGGGACTACATCGAATTCTACGTCGGCAACGCCAAGCAGGCGGCGCATTACTACATGTCGGCCTTCGGGTTCGACCAGATCGCGTACGCCGGACCGGAAACCGGGGTAAAAGACCGCGCCAGCTATTTGCTCGAGCAGAACGGTCTGCGTTTCTTGCTGACCTCGAGCCTGGTTCCGGACGACCAGATCGCACGGCACGTCGCACTGCACGGCGACGGCATCAAAGACGTCGCGATCGTCGTCGCCGACGTACGCGCAGCGCACGAACAAGCGGTTGCCGGCGGCGCGCGCAGCCTCATGGACCCGGCCACCTTCGACGACGAACACGGCCGCATCGTCCGCTCGGCGATTGCGACCTACGGCGACACGGTGCACTCGTTCGTACAGCGCGACGCGTATCGCGGTATCTTCATGCCGGGCTTCGTCGAAGCGCGCAAGAGCATCGCGTCGGTGCGCAAGCCCAATCTGCTCTTCGTCGACCACTGCGTCGGCAATGTCGGCTGGGGCGAGATGGACGTGTGGGGCGATTACTACGCCAACGTGTTCGGCTTTTCGCAGTTGGTCTCGTTCGACGACAAAGATATCTCCACCGATTACACGGCTTTGCGGTCGAAGGTCATGACCGACCCGCGGCATCGCGTGAAGTTCCCAATTAACGAGCCGGCACAGGGCAAAAAGAAATCCCAGATCGAGGAATATCTCGACTTTTATCGCGGCTCGGGCGTGCAGCACATGGCCATCCGCACCGAAGACATCGTCGCGACGGTGCAAGCCTTGCGCGACAACGGCGTCGAGTTTCTGGACACACCCGATTCGTACTACGATATGCTCGAAGAGCGCGTCGGCCATATCGACGAGGCCATCGACCTGCTGCGCGATCAGCGTATTCTGGTCGATCGCGACGATCTGGGGTATATGTTGCAGATATTCACCAAACCGCTGCAAGATCGCCCCACGGTGTTCTTCGAGATCATCCAACGTAAGGGCAGTCTCTCGTTCGGAAAAGGCAACTTTAAGGCACTCTTCGTGTCGATCGAACGGGAACAGGAGAAACGAGGAACCCTCTAG
- a CDS encoding YggT family protein, which translates to MNAGLCTFWHVVDKLLWAYIAILFVYAVVSWFPNARGRWVYILAGLVEPVLRPFRRIIPPIGGLDISFLVVFLLLQVVVRQLILKAMINACSPF; encoded by the coding sequence ATGAACGCCGGCCTTTGCACTTTTTGGCACGTTGTCGATAAACTGCTGTGGGCATATATTGCCATCTTGTTCGTTTACGCAGTAGTTTCGTGGTTCCCGAACGCGCGCGGCCGGTGGGTCTACATTCTGGCCGGATTGGTCGAGCCGGTGCTCCGGCCGTTTCGCCGGATCATCCCGCCGATCGGCGGCCTGGATATCTCGTTTCTCGTCGTATTCTTACTGCTTCAAGTTGTTGTTCGGCAGCTTATCTTAAAGGCGATGATCAACGCTTGTTCGCCGTTTTGA
- a CDS encoding SUMF1/EgtB/PvdO family nonheme iron enzyme: protein MNATLTGLDRDWLIQQYRANRRRSAEIFSFVTDEAFYTRPIPLRHPFAFYEGHLPAFSFLVLNERALGEAQLDPVLEKLFERGIDPGSVGDARRHERSDWPSRAEIAAFGRACDERVEQAYAHARLDDPSNPRLVRAQSAFTVIEHEQMHHETTMYIVHRLKRALKHYVVQTHRDGTPPVNEFRTVPAGIATLGTNRDEVQFGWDNEFERQTIDVPAFAMQRFPVTNADWLEFVADGGPEPLFWVQRHGNWMLRTTFEELPLQLSWPVYVSHQYARAYAAWRGLRLPTEAEFHRAAYGAPGGFEQAFPWGDAPPAPEHGNFDFQRYDPEPVDAHPAGASAWGIYDLIGNGWEWTDTPFAPLPGFEPMASYPQYSADFFDNRHFVMKGASPVTARGMVRRSFRNWFYDDYQYMFAKFRCVA, encoded by the coding sequence GTGAACGCCACCCTAACCGGACTCGACCGCGATTGGTTGATCCAGCAGTATCGAGCGAATCGCCGGCGTTCGGCGGAGATTTTCTCGTTCGTTACCGACGAGGCGTTCTATACCCGGCCGATTCCGCTCCGGCACCCGTTCGCGTTCTACGAAGGACATCTGCCGGCGTTTAGCTTTCTCGTTCTGAACGAACGGGCGTTGGGGGAGGCGCAACTCGATCCCGTGCTAGAGAAACTCTTCGAACGCGGCATCGATCCCGGTTCGGTTGGCGATGCCCGGCGGCACGAGCGCAGCGACTGGCCGTCACGCGCGGAAATCGCCGCCTTCGGTAGAGCCTGCGACGAACGCGTCGAGCAAGCCTACGCGCACGCGCGGCTGGACGATCCGTCGAATCCCCGGCTGGTGCGCGCGCAATCGGCGTTCACGGTGATCGAGCACGAGCAGATGCATCACGAAACGACGATGTATATCGTGCACCGCCTGAAGCGGGCACTCAAGCACTACGTTGTCCAAACGCATCGAGACGGCACGCCGCCGGTCAACGAGTTTCGCACCGTTCCGGCCGGCATCGCGACGCTCGGCACAAACCGCGACGAGGTGCAGTTCGGCTGGGACAACGAGTTCGAACGTCAGACGATCGACGTTCCGGCGTTTGCGATGCAACGCTTCCCGGTTACGAATGCCGATTGGTTGGAGTTCGTCGCCGACGGCGGCCCCGAACCGCTGTTTTGGGTGCAACGCCACGGCAACTGGATGTTGCGCACGACGTTCGAAGAGTTGCCGCTGCAGCTTTCGTGGCCGGTGTACGTTTCACATCAATACGCCCGCGCATACGCCGCCTGGAGAGGCTTACGATTGCCGACCGAGGCGGAATTTCACCGTGCCGCCTACGGGGCTCCCGGCGGATTCGAACAAGCATTTCCGTGGGGCGACGCGCCACCCGCGCCCGAACACGGAAACTTCGATTTTCAACGCTACGATCCCGAGCCGGTCGACGCGCATCCGGCCGGCGCGAGCGCATGGGGTATTTACGATCTGATCGGCAACGGATGGGAATGGACCGACACGCCGTTCGCACCGCTGCCCGGATTCGAGCCAATGGCTTCGTATCCACAATACTCGGCCGACTTCTTCGACAACCGGCATTTCGTGATGAAGGGGGCGTCGCCGGTGACGGCGCGCGGTATGGTGCGTCGCAGTTTCCGCAACTGGTTTTACGACGACTACCAATATATGTTCGCAAAATTCCGCTGCGTCGCTTGA
- a CDS encoding CDGSH iron-sulfur domain-containing protein: MNDPVMIKVRRDGPYLVTGAITLTDADGNRYDIDMPNVALCRCGASQTKPFCDGSHRTNGFSGDESAGSAERISS, from the coding sequence ATGAACGACCCTGTCATGATCAAGGTCCGCCGCGACGGTCCGTACCTCGTCACCGGCGCAATCACGCTGACCGATGCCGATGGCAACCGGTACGACATCGATATGCCGAATGTCGCGTTATGCCGGTGCGGCGCCTCGCAAACCAAACCGTTCTGCGACGGTTCGCACCGTACGAACGGGTTTTCCGGCGACGAATCCGCCGGCTCCGCTGAAAGGATCTCCTCGTAA
- the rdgB gene encoding RdgB/HAM1 family non-canonical purine NTP pyrophosphatase, giving the protein MRTFVATKNAGKLREMRAIFERSPLRLETFAEYRDVEETSDSFEGNATLKALALHEQLRGAGIEAAVLADDSGLEVNALGGRPGIHSARYGGENITWPQRRLLLLDELTGVSPERRGARFVSALAFVEPHGRLRSARGTVEGRITEREAGEHGFGYDPLFWYPPRSCTFAQLDPGEKNRVSHRQRAADALLASLRDDG; this is encoded by the coding sequence ATGCGCACATTCGTCGCTACCAAGAACGCCGGTAAGCTGCGGGAGATGCGCGCCATCTTCGAGCGGTCGCCGTTGCGGCTCGAAACGTTCGCGGAGTATCGCGACGTCGAAGAAACCTCGGACTCGTTTGAAGGCAACGCCACGCTGAAGGCGCTGGCGCTGCACGAACAACTGCGCGGGGCCGGAATCGAAGCGGCCGTATTGGCCGACGATAGCGGTTTGGAAGTTAACGCGCTCGGTGGCCGTCCGGGAATCCATTCGGCACGATACGGCGGCGAGAACATTACGTGGCCGCAACGACGCTTGCTGTTGCTCGACGAACTTACCGGTGTATCACCTGAGCGGCGCGGTGCAAGGTTCGTGTCGGCGCTGGCGTTCGTCGAACCGCATGGACGCTTGCGTTCCGCGCGCGGAACGGTCGAGGGCCGGATCACGGAGCGTGAAGCGGGCGAGCATGGATTCGGTTACGATCCGCTGTTCTGGTATCCACCGCGGTCATGCACGTTCGCGCAGCTCGACCCCGGCGAAAAGAATCGCGTGAGCCACCGGCAACGTGCGGCCGATGCGTTGCTGGCATCGTTGCGTGACGATGGATAA
- a CDS encoding DUF4446 family protein, with amino-acid sequence MQTSLIAAAAAFVASVIALLVYHAAVVRPAFSKLQETIDVHDGLIGGSARGASARLSELQTGQQRLDDAIAAAAARVATLETLAATDVSRIGFVRYNAIDDVGSDLSYALALLNRNGDGVVLSSLYSRTDTRTYGKQVEGFEPSAQASDEEVQAIARAKDQR; translated from the coding sequence ATGCAGACAAGCCTCATAGCGGCCGCGGCCGCATTCGTCGCCTCGGTGATCGCGCTGCTGGTGTACCACGCCGCGGTCGTGCGCCCCGCATTCTCGAAACTACAGGAAACGATCGATGTGCACGACGGTTTGATCGGCGGCTCGGCCCGTGGAGCGTCGGCTCGGTTGAGCGAGCTCCAGACCGGCCAGCAACGCCTCGACGATGCGATCGCCGCCGCCGCCGCGCGTGTAGCGACCCTCGAGACGCTGGCAGCCACCGACGTTTCGCGCATCGGCTTCGTCCGCTATAACGCGATCGACGACGTCGGATCCGACCTGTCATATGCGCTCGCACTGCTCAATCGCAACGGCGATGGCGTCGTGCTGTCGAGCCTCTATTCACGAACCGACACGCGTACGTACGGAAAGCAAGTCGAGGGTTTCGAGCCGAGCGCCCAAGCGTCGGATGAAGAAGTGCAGGCGATCGCGCGTGCCAAGGACCAGCGATGA
- the fahA gene encoding fumarylacetoacetase: MTDQTLSPQLESWIDVGRDSDFPIQNLPLGVFTSPTGPHAATIVGETLVDLYALSQAGLLDDACRPELLQRPTLNAFLAQGRAAGTALRRRLSQLLATDGDSALRDRVAGGVLLDGRDAHMLVPVDIGDYVDFYSSLEHATNLGKLFRPGGEPLLPNWRWIPIGYHGRSATIQVDGEPVARPNGQRKPPDAPAPSFGPSTMLDIELEVGFITGKGNGRNGPIAVTQAEEHIAGLVLVNDWSARDVQAWEYQPLGPFLGKSFATTMSPWIVSLDALEPFRIAGPVQDPQPLDYLRASGPSGFDIQLSVELQTQRMRERGRPPQRISRTSFAAMYWSMAQQLAHATVNGALTRPGDLFASGTISGTEPDSYGSLIELTWRGERPIDIDGENRSFLQDGDEITLRGWCENERARRIGFGTARGTIVAGVTAP; this comes from the coding sequence ATGACCGACCAAACGCTGTCGCCGCAACTCGAGTCGTGGATCGACGTCGGGCGCGATAGCGACTTCCCCATTCAGAATTTGCCGTTGGGTGTCTTCACGTCACCGACCGGTCCGCATGCCGCCACGATCGTCGGCGAAACGCTGGTCGATCTGTACGCGCTCTCGCAAGCCGGATTGCTCGACGACGCGTGCCGGCCGGAGTTGCTGCAACGGCCAACCCTCAATGCGTTCTTGGCGCAGGGCCGCGCCGCCGGAACCGCGCTCCGGCGTCGGCTGTCGCAGTTGTTAGCGACCGACGGCGATTCGGCATTGCGCGATCGCGTAGCCGGCGGCGTTTTGCTCGACGGTCGCGACGCGCACATGCTCGTTCCGGTCGACATCGGCGACTACGTCGACTTCTATTCGTCGCTCGAACACGCGACCAACTTGGGCAAACTCTTCCGTCCCGGCGGCGAACCGCTGCTTCCCAATTGGCGTTGGATTCCGATCGGCTACCACGGACGTTCGGCCACGATTCAAGTCGACGGCGAGCCGGTGGCGCGGCCAAACGGTCAACGCAAACCGCCGGATGCGCCGGCGCCGTCGTTCGGCCCCAGCACGATGCTCGACATCGAGCTAGAAGTCGGTTTCATTACCGGTAAAGGTAACGGACGCAACGGTCCGATCGCGGTAACGCAAGCCGAGGAGCATATCGCGGGGCTCGTGTTGGTGAATGACTGGAGCGCGCGCGACGTGCAGGCCTGGGAGTATCAGCCACTGGGGCCATTTCTCGGGAAGTCGTTCGCGACGACGATGTCGCCGTGGATCGTGTCGCTCGACGCGCTCGAGCCGTTTCGCATTGCCGGTCCAGTGCAGGATCCGCAACCGCTCGACTATCTCCGCGCGAGCGGGCCAAGCGGGTTCGATATTCAGTTGAGCGTCGAACTGCAAACCCAGCGCATGCGCGAGCGCGGCCGCCCGCCGCAACGTATCTCGCGAACCAGCTTCGCCGCGATGTATTGGTCGATGGCGCAACAGCTCGCGCACGCAACCGTCAACGGCGCGCTCACGCGGCCGGGCGACTTGTTTGCATCGGGTACGATCTCGGGCACCGAGCCGGACAGTTACGGAAGCCTGATCGAGCTGACGTGGCGCGGCGAGCGACCGATCGACATCGATGGCGAAAACCGCTCGTTCCTACAGGACGGCGATGAAATAACGTTGCGGGGTTGGTGCGAAAACGAGCGCGCGCGGCGCATCGGGTTCGGCACGGCGCGCGGGACGATCGTCGCGGGCGTTACTGCGCCGTAG
- the lepA gene encoding translation elongation factor 4, translating to MAKTDPHRIDVASNVRNFCIIAHIDHGKTTLSDRLLEITRTIALRNLGEQQLDAMDLERERGITIRMHPVTLDYHANDGDSYRLNLIDTPGHVDFSYEVSRSLAACEGALLIVDAAQGIEAQTLANYHLAIEHGLTVIPVINKIDLPAADPERVMAEIEELLVMERSECILASAKNGIGIEEILEAIVSRIPAPKGHRDHLRGLVFNAQFDPYRGVVSYIRVVDGELSAGMRFMSMAHQHVFECTEVGIFTPEMRAVDKLDIGGVGYAIGNIKSLGDIDVGDTITVPSNPAHIPLLGYRKAVPMVYCGLYPNEGAAYEDLRDALEKLKLNDAALVYEPETSAALGFGFRCGFLGLLHMEIVQERLERNYSLDLIATSPSVVFRVTKTDGETMIIDNPSKMPPSQSIRTIEEPYVKATIITPPDYVGGIMGITQSRRGTLSNMEYLHDGRVILTYEMPLIEVIVDFFDQLKSRTQGYASLDYDVIGYREGDLVKLEILLNAEPVDALSFIVDREKAASRGRALAEKLKELIPRQMFDVPIQAAIGGKIVARETVAAMRKNVLAKCYGGDITRKRKLLEKQKVGKERMKRVGRVELPQEAFMAVLRLGD from the coding sequence TTGGCAAAAACCGACCCGCACCGTATCGACGTCGCGTCGAACGTCCGCAACTTCTGCATTATCGCGCACATCGACCACGGCAAGACGACGCTGTCGGACCGACTGTTGGAGATTACGCGCACGATCGCCTTACGCAATCTCGGCGAGCAACAGTTGGACGCGATGGATCTGGAGCGCGAGCGCGGGATCACGATCCGCATGCATCCGGTCACGCTGGATTATCATGCCAACGACGGTGACTCGTACCGGCTCAATCTGATCGATACGCCCGGACACGTCGACTTCTCGTACGAAGTGTCGCGCTCGTTGGCCGCCTGCGAGGGCGCGCTCTTGATCGTCGATGCAGCGCAAGGCATCGAAGCGCAAACGCTTGCGAACTATCATCTGGCCATCGAGCATGGCTTGACGGTGATTCCGGTCATCAACAAAATCGATCTGCCGGCCGCCGATCCCGAACGCGTGATGGCGGAAATCGAAGAGTTGCTGGTGATGGAGCGCAGCGAGTGCATTCTCGCCAGCGCCAAGAACGGTATCGGCATCGAGGAAATCCTCGAAGCAATCGTTTCACGCATTCCGGCGCCGAAAGGCCATCGCGATCATCTGCGCGGCCTAGTGTTTAACGCGCAGTTCGATCCGTACCGCGGCGTCGTCAGTTATATTCGGGTCGTCGACGGGGAGTTGAGCGCCGGGATGCGCTTCATGTCGATGGCGCACCAGCACGTGTTCGAGTGTACCGAAGTCGGCATCTTTACGCCCGAGATGCGCGCGGTCGACAAGCTGGACATCGGCGGCGTCGGCTACGCGATCGGCAACATCAAATCGCTCGGCGACATCGATGTGGGCGATACGATTACCGTCCCGTCGAATCCGGCGCATATTCCGCTGCTCGGCTACCGCAAGGCCGTGCCGATGGTGTATTGCGGGCTCTATCCGAACGAAGGCGCGGCGTACGAAGACTTGCGCGACGCGCTCGAAAAGCTCAAGCTCAACGACGCCGCGCTGGTGTACGAACCGGAAACGTCGGCCGCGCTGGGGTTCGGCTTCCGCTGCGGGTTTCTCGGTCTCTTACACATGGAGATCGTGCAGGAGCGCCTCGAACGCAACTACTCGCTCGACTTGATCGCAACGTCTCCATCGGTCGTTTTTCGCGTGACCAAGACGGACGGCGAGACGATGATTATCGATAATCCGTCGAAGATGCCGCCGTCGCAATCGATTCGAACGATCGAGGAGCCCTACGTTAAAGCGACGATCATCACGCCGCCGGATTACGTCGGCGGAATAATGGGCATCACGCAAAGCCGCAGAGGCACGCTGTCGAACATGGAATATCTCCACGACGGGCGCGTGATTCTGACCTACGAGATGCCGCTCATCGAAGTGATCGTCGATTTCTTCGACCAGCTCAAGTCACGCACGCAGGGCTATGCGTCGCTCGACTATGACGTGATCGGGTACCGCGAAGGGGACTTGGTCAAACTCGAGATCTTGTTGAACGCCGAGCCGGTCGATGCGCTATCGTTCATCGTCGACCGCGAAAAGGCGGCGAGCCGCGGTCGCGCGCTGGCTGAAAAGCTGAAAGAGTTGATTCCGCGCCAGATGTTCGACGTTCCGATTCAGGCCGCGATCGGCGGGAAGATCGTCGCGCGCGAAACCGTCGCCGCAATGCGCAAGAACGTTCTAGCAAAATGTTACGGCGGCGACATCACGCGTAAACGCAAGCTTCTCGAGAAGCAGAAGGTCGGCAAGGAGCGCATGAAGCGCGTCGGGCGCGTCGAGCTTCCGCAAGAAGCGTTCATGGCGGTCTTGCGGCTCGGCGACTAG